The Actinomycetota bacterium genome includes a region encoding these proteins:
- a CDS encoding glucosamine-6-phosphate synthase, with amino-acid sequence MCGIVAILTRPPGRAAPAGAEVVEAVKRAVDGLGQASPVPSAGTIASAAADVESADALLTGVPGVLTLARDAEARTALEVHLGAIDAWIVEAETILDAAGGDASHLEETNASMLRLKDAVWAVRRDRLVTSARAAELAGRDASDAALAAFTSIQVALSAIDRLEVRGRDSAGVHVLVSGHGLDLDSPALRSLLETRAADPLFRSDAVRTPDGHLAFVYKAAAEIGELGDNTRSIRDAIVRDDLLHAAVSADGSRATVLGHTRWASVGIISEANAHPLNHEEEDRPDGPYVAAALNGDVDNHADLKASAGLCIPAEITTDAKVIPVLVSRRMSDGDELVEAFRRTVASFDGSVAIGAVSSGDPGRLLLALRGSGQALYVGFAEDMFLVASEPYGLVEQCRTYLRMDGEATKGQVVVLDAAAAGSVEGITRVAYDGGPLPVAPEELQASEVTTRDVDRGEFPHYLLKEVSESPRSFRKTLRGRLVDRDGEPSVVLGPETIPPDLAEALRSRTVHRVQVIGQGTAAVS; translated from the coding sequence ATGTGCGGCATAGTCGCGATCCTCACGCGGCCACCCGGACGGGCGGCGCCCGCGGGGGCCGAGGTCGTCGAGGCCGTGAAGCGGGCCGTCGACGGGCTGGGTCAAGCGTCCCCGGTACCGTCCGCCGGGACGATCGCGTCGGCCGCCGCCGACGTCGAGTCGGCCGATGCTCTGCTGACGGGGGTGCCGGGCGTCCTGACCTTGGCCCGGGACGCCGAGGCGCGAACCGCCCTCGAGGTTCACCTGGGGGCGATCGACGCATGGATCGTCGAGGCCGAGACGATCCTGGACGCAGCCGGGGGTGACGCCTCTCACCTCGAGGAGACGAACGCCTCCATGCTCCGCCTCAAGGACGCGGTCTGGGCGGTCCGTCGTGACCGCCTCGTCACGTCTGCCCGGGCGGCCGAGCTGGCCGGTAGGGACGCGTCCGACGCAGCGCTGGCGGCGTTCACCTCCATACAGGTCGCGCTCTCGGCCATCGACAGGCTCGAGGTACGCGGACGCGACTCGGCCGGTGTGCACGTACTCGTGTCGGGTCACGGACTCGACCTCGACTCGCCGGCCCTGCGCTCCCTGCTCGAGACCCGGGCCGCCGATCCCCTCTTCAGGTCCGATGCCGTCAGGACCCCCGACGGCCACCTGGCCTTCGTCTACAAAGCGGCCGCGGAGATAGGCGAGCTGGGCGACAACACCCGCTCCATCCGCGACGCGATCGTCCGTGACGACCTGCTCCATGCAGCCGTCTCCGCCGACGGGTCGCGAGCGACCGTGCTCGGCCACACGAGGTGGGCGAGCGTGGGGATCATCTCGGAGGCGAACGCCCACCCGTTGAACCACGAGGAGGAGGACCGTCCGGACGGCCCCTACGTGGCCGCCGCACTGAACGGCGACGTGGACAACCACGCCGATCTGAAGGCCTCGGCGGGCCTGTGCATACCGGCCGAGATCACGACGGACGCGAAGGTCATCCCCGTCCTCGTGTCGCGGCGGATGTCCGACGGCGACGAGTTGGTCGAGGCCTTCCGGCGCACGGTGGCCTCCTTCGACGGATCCGTCGCGATAGGGGCGGTGTCGTCCGGCGACCCCGGCCGCCTGCTGCTCGCCCTCCGCGGGAGCGGCCAGGCCCTCTACGTCGGGTTCGCCGAGGACATGTTCCTCGTCGCCAGCGAGCCGTACGGACTCGTGGAGCAGTGCCGTACCTACCTGCGCATGGACGGGGAGGCCACGAAGGGTCAGGTCGTCGTCCTCGACGCCGCCGCGGCGGGGAGCGTGGAGGGCATCACGCGCGTCGCCTACGACGGGGGTCCGCTGCCGGTCGCCCCCGAGGAGCTGCAGGCGTCGGAGGTCACGACACGTGACGTCGACCGAGGCGAGTTCCCGCACTACCTCCTCAAGGAGGTGTCGGAGTCGCCGCGCTCCTTCCGGAAGACGCTGCGAGGCAGGCTCGTCGACCGGGACGGGGAGCCCTCCGTCGTGCTCGGGCCCGAGACGATACCTCCCGATCTCGCCGAGGCCCTCCGCTCCCGAACGGTCCACCGGGTGCAGGTGATCGGGCAGGGGACGGCGGCTGTCTC
- a CDS encoding phosphoglucosamine mutase: MGTLFGTDGIRGVANAGLPPELALRVGRAVAVACARGVLGSKPSGRPVVVVGRDTRPSGRMLSDAVAAGVRSGGADIRDVGVLPSGGVAMLAADDDGVGAGVVVSASHNPAPDNGIKLLGPDGGKLSLEVESEVADLVGSELDLPTGPGIGGDSPLVTDPAQRYLELVTERVPLDLSGMRIVVDCANGAARWTAPEALRRMGADVVALNTGDGEAINDRCGATHPEVVAEAARAHGCIGLTFDGDADRVLAADEHGRVVDGDATLAILARRLSERGELSGGAVAVTVMSNQALRRWCASNAIGLVETPVGDRNVVAAMSDRGLVLGGEQSGHVLRLDLAPTGDGLLTALCLLEAVVAAEGRLEDLVPFAPFPQVLVNVPTNGSPSIESDGVRDAVARAQERLGDGGRVLIRPSGTEPLVRVMVEAAEHEQARSVAGELADAVREALGG; the protein is encoded by the coding sequence ATGGGCACGCTCTTCGGCACCGACGGCATCCGGGGCGTGGCCAACGCGGGGCTCCCGCCGGAGCTCGCCCTCCGGGTAGGGCGCGCGGTCGCGGTCGCCTGCGCGCGCGGGGTCCTCGGGTCGAAGCCGTCGGGCCGGCCCGTGGTCGTCGTTGGCCGGGACACCCGACCCTCGGGCCGGATGCTGTCCGATGCGGTAGCCGCGGGAGTGCGATCCGGTGGCGCAGACATCCGCGACGTCGGCGTGCTTCCGTCGGGCGGGGTGGCCATGCTCGCCGCCGACGACGACGGGGTCGGCGCCGGTGTGGTCGTCTCCGCCTCGCACAACCCGGCGCCCGACAACGGGATCAAGCTCCTCGGGCCCGACGGCGGCAAGCTCTCCCTCGAGGTGGAGTCGGAGGTGGCGGATCTGGTGGGCTCGGAGCTGGACCTCCCCACCGGGCCGGGGATCGGCGGAGACTCGCCGCTCGTCACCGACCCCGCGCAGAGGTACCTGGAGCTGGTCACGGAGCGGGTCCCCCTCGACCTGAGTGGCATGCGCATCGTGGTCGACTGCGCGAACGGCGCCGCGCGCTGGACCGCCCCCGAGGCGCTGCGCCGCATGGGAGCGGATGTGGTCGCACTCAACACCGGGGATGGCGAGGCGATCAACGACCGATGCGGTGCCACCCACCCAGAGGTCGTGGCGGAGGCGGCCCGGGCGCACGGGTGCATAGGGCTGACCTTCGACGGCGACGCCGACAGGGTGCTCGCCGCCGACGAGCACGGTCGGGTGGTGGACGGGGACGCCACCCTCGCCATCCTGGCGCGGCGGCTGTCCGAGCGCGGAGAGCTGAGCGGCGGCGCGGTGGCCGTGACCGTGATGTCCAACCAGGCGCTTAGACGGTGGTGCGCGAGCAACGCGATCGGCCTGGTCGAGACGCCGGTGGGGGACCGCAACGTCGTGGCGGCGATGTCCGATCGCGGGCTCGTGCTCGGGGGAGAGCAGTCCGGGCACGTGCTGCGCCTCGACCTCGCCCCCACGGGAGACGGGCTCCTCACCGCCCTCTGCCTGCTCGAGGCGGTCGTGGCCGCGGAGGGCAGGCTCGAGGACCTCGTCCCCTTCGCCCCGTTCCCTCAGGTCCTGGTGAACGTGCCGACGAACGGGAGCCCTTCGATCGAGTCGGACGGGGTGCGGGACGCGGTGGCCCGCGCGCAGGAGCGACTGGGGGACGGAGGTCGGGTGCTCATCAGGCCTTCGGGGACCGAACCCCTCGTCCGGGTCATGGTGGAGGCAGCCGAGCACGAACAGGCTCGCTCGGTGGCCGGCGAGCTGGCGGACGCGGTCCGGGAAGCCCTGGGAGGTTGA
- the rpsI gene encoding 30S ribosomal protein S9, which produces MAETSGYGTGRRKQSVARVRLIPGDGRITVNGRPFENYVTSLVHRVKIMDPLRVTGLQGRYDVEALVHGGGSNGQTGALRLGIARALCEVDPDLRPTLKRAGLLTRDPRVKERKKYGLRKARKAPQYSKR; this is translated from the coding sequence GTGGCGGAGACGAGCGGATACGGCACCGGACGACGCAAGCAGTCGGTCGCGCGCGTCCGGCTGATCCCCGGCGACGGTCGGATCACGGTCAACGGCCGTCCATTCGAGAACTACGTGACCTCTCTGGTCCACCGGGTCAAGATCATGGACCCGCTCCGCGTGACGGGCCTCCAGGGCCGCTACGACGTCGAGGCGCTCGTGCACGGCGGGGGCAGCAACGGCCAGACGGGGGCCCTCAGGCTCGGGATCGCCCGGGCCCTGTGCGAGGTCGACCCCGATCTCCGGCCCACCCTCAAGCGCGCCGGCCTGCTCACGCGCGACCCGCGTGTGAAGGAGCGGAAGAAGTACGGTCTGCGCAAGGCGCGCAAGGCGCCTCAGTACTCCAAGCGCTGA
- the rplM gene encoding 50S ribosomal protein L13 — MKTYTAKPGEIERRWYVVDAEGEVLGRLATRIATVLRGKHKPTFTPHIDTGDFVIVVNCEKIRLTGNKLDSKMYHRHSGYPGGLRSLWYGKLLETHPERAIQKAVWGMMPKTTLGRRQMKKLKIYKGPEHPHAAQKPQPLDGRGQKQNEEA; from the coding sequence GTGAAGACGTATACGGCGAAGCCCGGTGAGATCGAGCGCCGGTGGTACGTGGTGGACGCCGAGGGAGAGGTCCTCGGACGCCTCGCCACGCGCATAGCCACCGTCCTGCGCGGCAAGCACAAGCCCACCTTCACCCCGCACATCGACACGGGCGACTTCGTGATCGTCGTGAACTGCGAGAAGATCAGGCTGACCGGGAACAAGCTCGACTCGAAGATGTACCACCGCCACTCCGGCTACCCGGGCGGGCTGCGGTCCCTCTGGTACGGCAAGCTCCTCGAGACCCACCCCGAGCGGGCGATCCAGAAGGCCGTCTGGGGGATGATGCCCAAGACCACCCTGGGCCGCAGGCAGATGAAGAAGCTGAAGATCTACAAGGGCCCCGAGCACCCGCACGCGGCCCAGAAGCCGCAGCCGCTCGACGGGCGCGGACAGAAGCAGAACGAGGAGGCGTAA
- the truA gene encoding tRNA pseudouridine(38-40) synthase TruA — translation MKRMLVAYDGTAFAGYAVQPGLRTVQGEIEAALERVVGEPVRVATAGRTDAGVHATGQVVSFPCPVAIDAPRVQGAVGSRLPDDISILDVQDAPDGFHARHSCVGRSYVFLIWNHPSRHPLLDRYVVREDRPLDVNALDDAMRAMVGTHDFSSLARLRDDQEPVRTVLQAGAERDGDLIRIYVTARSFLHQMVRNMVGTALEVGLGRRPVGWVDEVLASRDRAAAGQTLPPRGLTLVEAEYEDIDWPNRPAPVGPWAAAVARAI, via the coding sequence GTGAAGCGCATGCTCGTGGCCTACGACGGCACCGCTTTCGCGGGGTACGCCGTCCAGCCCGGCCTGCGCACCGTCCAAGGCGAGATCGAGGCTGCCCTCGAGCGGGTCGTGGGGGAGCCGGTCCGGGTCGCGACGGCCGGACGCACCGACGCCGGGGTCCACGCGACCGGACAGGTCGTCTCGTTCCCCTGCCCGGTGGCGATCGACGCCCCCCGGGTCCAGGGAGCCGTCGGCTCCCGGCTCCCGGACGACATCTCGATCCTCGACGTCCAGGACGCCCCGGACGGCTTCCACGCCCGTCACTCGTGCGTGGGACGGTCCTACGTCTTCCTGATCTGGAACCACCCGTCCCGCCACCCTCTGCTCGACCGCTACGTCGTCCGGGAGGACCGGCCGCTCGACGTGAACGCGCTGGACGACGCGATGCGCGCGATGGTGGGCACCCACGACTTCTCGTCGTTGGCGCGGCTGCGGGATGACCAGGAGCCGGTTCGGACGGTCCTGCAGGCGGGAGCCGAGCGCGACGGCGACCTGATCCGCATCTACGTGACCGCGCGCAGCTTCCTGCATCAGATGGTCCGCAACATGGTCGGCACCGCGCTCGAGGTCGGGCTGGGCCGCAGGCCGGTCGGCTGGGTCGACGAGGTGCTCGCGTCGCGAGACCGAGCCGCGGCCGGACAGACGCTTCCGCCGCGCGGACTCACCCTCGTCGAGGCGGAGTACGAAGACATCGATTGGCCGAACCGTCCGGCGCCCGTTGGGCCATGGGCAGCGGCCGTGGCCAGAGCGATCTGA